TGCGCTATGGTCCCACAGCCACGGAATTTGAAATCCCCAGCTTCAAGTTTCACCTGAACCTGGTCGGGGAATTCAATGTGCGGAACGCATTGGCGGTGGTCGCCTGCGCCAAGCATTGCGGCCTGAGCAACAAGCAGATTCAATCCGCCTTCGACACCTTCAAGGGCATCCGCCGGCGGATGGAGGTGCGGGGCATCAGCGGCGGGGTGACGGTGGTGGATGACTTTGGGCATCATCCCACGGCCATCCGCGAAACATTGCGGGCGCTGCGCATCAAGTATCCCTCGCAAAAACTATGGGCCGTGTTTGAGCCGCGCTCGAATACCACCCGGCGCAATGTGTTTCAGCACGAACTCCCCGCCGCGTTCGCGGAAGCCGATGCGGTGGTGGTGGCGCAGGTGGCCCGGCTGGAGCAAATTGCCCTGGCGGAACGCCTCGACACCGAACAACTCATGCGGGACATTCAGGCCGATGGTAAAGCGGCGGCGTACCTGCCGGATGTGGACACGATTGTGAAGCATCTGGCCCAACATGTGGAGCCGGGCGACGTGGTCTGCATATTCAGCAACGGCGGGTTCGGCAACATCCACGCCCGGTTGTTGGAGCGTTTCCGCTTCCCACGCTAGTCCAATTGCGGACTGCGGAGTGAAAAGCAAGAGCCGCCCCATGATGCAACGCAGCGTTTGAATACACAGTTCTCATTGCAGGCTGGCCGTTACGCCCGCTATGGCGTGGCGGTGCTGGCGGGCGTGTTGCTTTCACTGGCGTTTCCACCGGTGCGCATGGCGGGGCTCGCGTGGCTGGCGCCGGGGTTGATACTGTTCGCGGCCTTGGGTTGCCGGTCCGGTCCGGCGTTTCGTGTGGGCTTCGTGGCCGGGGTGGCGCATTTTTCCACGTCCCTTTATTGGCTCTTGTATATCCCCGTGAATAAGTTTTACCCGTTACTGGGCTGGGTGGCAGTGAGTACGTATCTGGCGTTGTATCCCGCTGCGTGGGTATGGGTGTCATGGCGGATCGCGCCGGTTCGATTTCAGGCGGATGAATCGTGGGTGGCAGCGGCCCGGCGGTTTGCGGCGACGAGTCTGTTGGCACGCGGCGGTTGGGCATTGAGCGCCGCCATGTTGTGGGTGGGGCTGGATATGGTACGCGGCTGGATGTTGACCGGTTTCCCGTGGAACCTGCTCGGCATGTCGCAATATGAACTGCTGCCGTTGATTCAAATCGTCTCAGTAACCGGGGTTCCGGGCCTTTCTTTCCTGGTGGCGTGGGGAGCGGTGGTGCTGGTGATGGCGGCGGTGGTGCATGGGTTGAATCCCGCGCAGCGCCGGTTATGGCTGGGGGATTTTCTGCCGGTGGCGGTGTTTGGCCTGGGGGTCTGGCTCTGGGGCGCGCGCGAGATCTGGCGTTATCCGGCCGCGCCCGCGTCGTCATTGCGGGTGCTGATGATTCAACCGAGCGTACCGCAAACATTGATCTGGGATGGGCGCGGCAACTCGAACCGTTTCAATCACCTGTTGGAATTCACGGAACTGGCGTTGCGCACGCGGCCCGACCTGTTGCTGTGGCCGGAAGCCGCCATCCCGGAAACCCTTTGTTACGACGAACCCACGTATCGCGCCGTGACCAACCTGGCGCGAAAATATGGCGTCTGGATGATCGTCGGTTCAGATCATGCCGAGCCCAAAGCATCCGGGAAAGAACCGGATTATTTTAACAGCAGCTTCCTGGTATCACCCAGTGGCCGGTTGGCGGCCCGGTATGACAAACAGAAATTGGTGATTTTTGGCGAATATGTGCCGCTGGTGGATTGGCTGCCGTTCGTAAAAATGTTCACCCCCATCAGCGGCGGTTTCGCCCGGGGCAAACATCCGGTGCCCTTTGCATTCACCGTGCCGCCGCGCACCAACGAGGCTTCTGGCACCATGGGGACGCCTCGTCGCCTCGTCGCCTCGGTGCTGATTTGTTTTGAAGATGTGTTTGCCGACCTGGCGCGGGCGGCCGCCACTGAGGAAACCGATATCCTGGTCAATCTGACCAACGACGGCTGGTTTAGTCAGAGCGCGGCGCAATGGCAGCACGCCATCAGCGCCCTGTTCCGCGCCGTGGAAGTGCGGCGTCCCCTCCTGCGCTGCACGAACAACGGCCTGACCACCTGGGTGGACCCGTTGGGGCAGATGCATGAACTCTATCCCGAGGATTTGGAATATCAATTTGGCGAAACCTTCAAAGCCATGACCATCCCCATTCCCGACGCCGCAACGCGCACGCCCACGTTCTATCAGCGTCATGGAGATTGGTTCGGCTGGGGTTGCGCGATTGGCGGACTGCTGTTGGTAGGCGTGCGACGGCGCTTTCGCGAGGCGGAACCACGGTGAAAAATCCCGTAACTTTGGGTTCATCCGTTGCGAGCGAGAAAAAGTGCTTCAAAATTCCGAGGAATCGTTTCATGCTCACCGGCGTCATGATGAAAACGTCTGTGCAACGCAAACCTCAGTCTAGTAGCCGCCGTAATTTTTTACGCGAGGCCTCGCTCTCGGGAGCGGGTGTGGTGACGTTTGCCGGTCTG
The Verrucomicrobiota bacterium DNA segment above includes these coding regions:
- the lnt gene encoding apolipoprotein N-acyltransferase, translating into MNTQFSLQAGRYARYGVAVLAGVLLSLAFPPVRMAGLAWLAPGLILFAALGCRSGPAFRVGFVAGVAHFSTSLYWLLYIPVNKFYPLLGWVAVSTYLALYPAAWVWVSWRIAPVRFQADESWVAAARRFAATSLLARGGWALSAAMLWVGLDMVRGWMLTGFPWNLLGMSQYELLPLIQIVSVTGVPGLSFLVAWGAVVLVMAAVVHGLNPAQRRLWLGDFLPVAVFGLGVWLWGAREIWRYPAAPASSLRVLMIQPSVPQTLIWDGRGNSNRFNHLLEFTELALRTRPDLLLWPEAAIPETLCYDEPTYRAVTNLARKYGVWMIVGSDHAEPKASGKEPDYFNSSFLVSPSGRLAARYDKQKLVIFGEYVPLVDWLPFVKMFTPISGGFARGKHPVPFAFTVPPRTNEASGTMGTPRRLVASVLICFEDVFADLARAAATEETDILVNLTNDGWFSQSAAQWQHAISALFRAVEVRRPLLRCTNNGLTTWVDPLGQMHELYPEDLEYQFGETFKAMTIPIPDAATRTPTFYQRHGDWFGWGCAIGGLLLVGVRRRFREAEPR